From Lycorma delicatula isolate Av1 chromosome 13, ASM4794821v1, whole genome shotgun sequence, a single genomic window includes:
- the LOC142333919 gene encoding uncharacterized protein LOC142333919 isoform X3 produces the protein MNVPVNNTFSNEALPLNKNIKLETEQDNVAEMVCFFLPHHMTETDTPSEHQVNLVQMKEEPLDIINGDIEKDPLAIEETNIVISENFKVKNEVESEISLNDEVSPQVNFNMKTTELQINDLHIVNTEEMGFYPGHVTIDKGTIKGSTMNCITCKRCVNISAYEGIIKEKSGEFI, from the exons atgaatgtgcctgtaaataatacttttagtaATGAAGCTCTgcctcttaataaaaatattaaattagaaactgAACAGGATAATGTAGCAGAAATGGTGTGCTTTTTTTTACCACATCACATGACTGAAACTGATACACCGTCTGAGCat caagtaaaTTTAGTACAAATGAAAGAGGAACCGCTCGatattattaatggtgatattgaaaaagatcctttagcaattgaagagaccaacaTAGTTATATCAGaaaatttcaaagttaaaaatgaagtg gaatctgagatctcatTGAACGATGAAGTTTCACCACaggttaattttaatatgaaaaccactgaacttcaaataaatgatttacacaTTGTGAACACAGAAGAGATGGGATTTTATCCAGGTCAT GTTACTATAGATAAAGGAACCATCAAGGGAAGTACCATGAATTGTATTACTTGTAAGAGATGTGTAAATATTTCAGCATATGAaggaattataaaagaaaaatccggTGAAT tcatttga
- the LOC142333919 gene encoding uncharacterized protein LOC142333919 isoform X1, which yields MNVPVNNTFSNEALPLNKNIKLETEQDNVAEMVCFFLPHHMTETDTPSEHQVNLVQMKEEPLDIINGDIEKDPLAIEETNIVISENFKVKNEVESEISLNDEVSPQVNFNMKTTELQINDLHIVNTEEMGFYPGHVTIDKGTIKGSTMNCITCKRCVNISAYEGIIKEKSGECKCGYDDVIKNYICNFCQKSFNFRSQLKTHLNIHTKEKNYICNFCQKSFNCIKGLKTHFNIHTKEENNICNFCQKSFNNKDNLKTHCVIHTKEKNYVCNFCQKSFNRNSSLKLHSNIHTKKKNYICNFCQKSFNQKSNLKTHLTIYTKEKKYICNFCQKSFNFGSHLNTHLSIYTKEKKYICNFCQKSFNFRSQLKTHLNIHTKEKNYICNFCQKSFNYIKGLKTHLNIHIKEENYICRFCQKSFNFRSQLKTHLSIHTKEKKYICNFCQKSFNFRSQLNTHINIHTKEKVILS from the exons atgaatgtgcctgtaaataatacttttagtaATGAAGCTCTgcctcttaataaaaatattaaattagaaactgAACAGGATAATGTAGCAGAAATGGTGTGCTTTTTTTTACCACATCACATGACTGAAACTGATACACCGTCTGAGCat caagtaaaTTTAGTACAAATGAAAGAGGAACCGCTCGatattattaatggtgatattgaaaaagatcctttagcaattgaagagaccaacaTAGTTATATCAGaaaatttcaaagttaaaaatgaagtg gaatctgagatctcatTGAACGATGAAGTTTCACCACaggttaattttaatatgaaaaccactgaacttcaaataaatgatttacacaTTGTGAACACAGAAGAGATGGGATTTTATCCAGGTCAT GTTACTATAGATAAAGGAACCATCAAGGGAAGTACCATGAATTGTATTACTTGTAAGAGATGTGTAAATATTTCAGCATATGAaggaattataaaagaaaaatccggTGAATGTAAGTGTGGGTatgatgatgtaattaaaaattatatttgtaatttttgtcaaaagtcatttaatttcagAAGCCAGTTAAAGacgcatcttaatattcatactaaggagaaaaattatatttgtaacttttgtcaaaagtcatttaattgtataaaaggTTTAAAGACgcattttaatattcatacaaaagaggaaaataatatttgcaacttttgtcaaaagtcatttaataataaagacaatttaaaaaCGCATTGTgttattcatactaaggagaaaaattatgtttgtaacttttgccAGAAGTCTTTTAATCGAAATTCCTCtctaaaattacattcaaatattcacactaagaagaaaaattatatttgtaatttttgtcaaaagtcatttaatcaaaaaagcaatttaaagacACATCTTACTATTTatactaaggagaaaaaatatatttgtaatttttgtcaaaagtcatttaattttggaaGCCACTTAAATACACACCTTAGTATTTatactaaggagaaaaaatatatttgtaacttttgtcaaaagtcatttaatttcagAAGCCAATTAAAGacgcatcttaatattcatactaaggagaaaaattatatttgtaacttttgtcaaaagtcatttaattatataaaaggtttaaagacacatcttaatattcatataaaagaggaaaattatatttgtcggttttgtcaaaagtcatttaatttcagAAGCCAATTAAAGACGCATCTTagtattcatactaaggagaaaaaatatatttgtaacttttgtcaaaagtcatttaatttcagaagccaattaaatacacatattaatattcatactaaggagaaagtcattttatcgtaa
- the LOC142333919 gene encoding uncharacterized protein LOC142333919 isoform X2 — MNVPVNNTFSNEALPLNKNIKLETEQDNVAEMVCFFLPHHMTETDTPSEHESEISLNDEVSPQVNFNMKTTELQINDLHIVNTEEMGFYPGHVTIDKGTIKGSTMNCITCKRCVNISAYEGIIKEKSGECKCGYDDVIKNYICNFCQKSFNFRSQLKTHLNIHTKEKNYICNFCQKSFNCIKGLKTHFNIHTKEENNICNFCQKSFNNKDNLKTHCVIHTKEKNYVCNFCQKSFNRNSSLKLHSNIHTKKKNYICNFCQKSFNQKSNLKTHLTIYTKEKKYICNFCQKSFNFGSHLNTHLSIYTKEKKYICNFCQKSFNFRSQLKTHLNIHTKEKNYICNFCQKSFNYIKGLKTHLNIHIKEENYICRFCQKSFNFRSQLKTHLSIHTKEKKYICNFCQKSFNFRSQLNTHINIHTKEKVILS; from the exons atgaatgtgcctgtaaataatacttttagtaATGAAGCTCTgcctcttaataaaaatattaaattagaaactgAACAGGATAATGTAGCAGAAATGGTGTGCTTTTTTTTACCACATCACATGACTGAAACTGATACACCGTCTGAGCat gaatctgagatctcatTGAACGATGAAGTTTCACCACaggttaattttaatatgaaaaccactgaacttcaaataaatgatttacacaTTGTGAACACAGAAGAGATGGGATTTTATCCAGGTCAT GTTACTATAGATAAAGGAACCATCAAGGGAAGTACCATGAATTGTATTACTTGTAAGAGATGTGTAAATATTTCAGCATATGAaggaattataaaagaaaaatccggTGAATGTAAGTGTGGGTatgatgatgtaattaaaaattatatttgtaatttttgtcaaaagtcatttaatttcagAAGCCAGTTAAAGacgcatcttaatattcatactaaggagaaaaattatatttgtaacttttgtcaaaagtcatttaattgtataaaaggTTTAAAGACgcattttaatattcatacaaaagaggaaaataatatttgcaacttttgtcaaaagtcatttaataataaagacaatttaaaaaCGCATTGTgttattcatactaaggagaaaaattatgtttgtaacttttgccAGAAGTCTTTTAATCGAAATTCCTCtctaaaattacattcaaatattcacactaagaagaaaaattatatttgtaatttttgtcaaaagtcatttaatcaaaaaagcaatttaaagacACATCTTACTATTTatactaaggagaaaaaatatatttgtaatttttgtcaaaagtcatttaattttggaaGCCACTTAAATACACACCTTAGTATTTatactaaggagaaaaaatatatttgtaacttttgtcaaaagtcatttaatttcagAAGCCAATTAAAGacgcatcttaatattcatactaaggagaaaaattatatttgtaacttttgtcaaaagtcatttaattatataaaaggtttaaagacacatcttaatattcatataaaagaggaaaattatatttgtcggttttgtcaaaagtcatttaatttcagAAGCCAATTAAAGACGCATCTTagtattcatactaaggagaaaaaatatatttgtaacttttgtcaaaagtcatttaatttcagaagccaattaaatacacatattaatattcatactaaggagaaagtcattttatcgtaa
- the LOC142333734 gene encoding uncharacterized protein LOC142333734 translates to MKMIMDVPVKNIYTFEVLPSNSIRLETEGNTTEETLCLFLPHHPIEDDIFTPDYESESLQVKEEPLGNGYDNYDELTDPLAIEGTKLIKSEDHKIKNEPKLDTSLKNKTSLQFNFNINEEVEIEEDCLQTVKLEEIELANHIGETIEERTEYFGVKLQNVEKKHYVCNFCQKYFSSRYALKRHLNIHTKEKDYVCNFCQKSFNFSSDLKRHLNIHAKEKDYICNFCQKSFNFSGDLKRHLNIHTKEKNYACNFCQKSFNQSSALRLHLNVHTKEKNYVCNICQKSFNQSSALRLHLNIHTKEKNYICYICQKSFNQNSSLKTHLYIHTKEKNYICNFCQKSFSWHSNLKEHINIHTKEKNYVCTFCEKLFNFSSGLRIHLSIHHKGKKYICNFCQKSFNQSSNLKVHLNIHTNEKKYVCNFCEKSFNFSSGLRIHYNIHHKEEKHLCNFVNNILRLFLI, encoded by the exons ataatggaTGTACCTGTAAAGAATATCTACACATTTGAAGTTCTGCCCTCTAACAGTATCAGACTAGAAACTGAAGGTAATACCACAGAGGAAACTTTATGCTTGTTTTTACCACATCACCCGATTGAAGATGATATTTTTACGCCTGATTAT GAAAGTGAATCTTTGCAAGTGAAAGAGGAGCCACTCGGTAATGGTTATGATAATTATGATGAACTAACAGATCCTCTTGCAATTGAAGggaccaaattaattaaatctgaagatcataaaattaaaaatgaaccg AAATTAGATActtcattgaaaaacaaaacatctttgcaatttaattttaacattaatgagGAGGTTGAAATTGAAGAAGATTGTTTACAAACAGTAAAGTTAGAGGAGATTGAATTAGCAAATCAT ATTGGAGAAACAATTGAGGAAAGAACAGAATACTTCGgggttaaattacaaaatgtagaaaagaaacattatgtttgtaacttttgtcagaaatatTTCAGCAGTCGTTATGCTCTGAAGAGACACCTTAATATACATACTAAAGAGAAAGATTATGTTtgcaatttttgtcaaaagtcttttaattttagtagCGATTTAAAAAGACACCTTAATATACATGCTAAAGAGAAAgattatatttgcaatttttgtcaaaagtcttttaattttagtGGCGATTTAAAAAGACAcctaaatattcatactaaagaaaaaaattatgcttgcaacttttgtcagaaatcttttaatcaaagttcagCTTTAAGGTTGCATCTTAATGTTCACACTAAAGAGAAAAATTACGTTTGTAATATTTGCCAAaagtcttttaatcaaagttcagCTTTAAggttacatcttaatattcacactaaagagaaaaattacatttgttatatttgccaaaagtcttttaatcaaaattcatcTTTGAAGACACACCTTTATATCCatactaaagagaaaaattacatttgtaatttttgtcagaagTCGTTCAGTTGGCATTCTAATTTAAAGGagcatattaatattcatacaaaagagaaaaattatgtttgtacatttTGTGAAAAGTTATTCAATTTTAGTTCTGGACTTAGGATACATCTTAGCATCCAtcataaaggaaaaaagtatatctgtaatttttgtcagaagtctttcaatcaaagttctaatttaaaggttcatcttaatattcatacaaatgagaaaaagtatgtttgtaatttttgtgaaaaatctttcaattttagtTCGGGTCTTCGAATACACTATAATATTCATCATAAAGAGGAAAagcatttatgtaattttgtaaacaatattttacgTCTCTTTCTCATTTAA